The Ruania alba genome window below encodes:
- a CDS encoding DUF1177 domain-containing protein, with translation MLKDVLTILDLLDSPSADGETVAAHLRTLTPADSGCTIESERVAGEDGSTDFVTVTIPGTRGRQSGGEAPTLGVVGRLGGVGARPELIGYVSDGDGATAALAAAARLLTMHTRGDRLPGDVIVSTHVCAWAPTQPHDPVPFMSSPVNVHTMNAQEVKPEMEAILSIDTTKGNRVINHRGVAISPTVRQGYILPVSPDLISVLETVSGEPAEVFALSTQDITPYGNGLDHINSILQPAVVATGPVVGVALTTVTAVAGCATGASHETDIALAARFCIEVAKGYGAGTVSLHDEPAFAELTRRYGSAEHLQTLGVQHA, from the coding sequence TTGCTCAAGGACGTCCTGACCATCCTCGACCTGCTGGACAGCCCCAGCGCCGACGGGGAGACCGTCGCCGCGCACCTGCGCACGCTGACCCCGGCGGATTCCGGCTGCACGATCGAGTCCGAACGTGTGGCCGGTGAGGACGGGTCGACCGACTTCGTCACCGTCACCATCCCCGGGACGCGCGGCCGGCAGTCCGGGGGAGAGGCGCCGACCCTCGGTGTCGTGGGCCGGCTCGGCGGCGTCGGCGCACGTCCGGAGCTGATCGGCTACGTCTCCGACGGTGACGGGGCCACCGCCGCCCTGGCGGCCGCGGCACGACTGCTGACCATGCACACCCGCGGGGATCGGCTGCCCGGTGACGTGATCGTCTCCACCCACGTGTGCGCGTGGGCGCCGACCCAGCCGCACGACCCGGTGCCGTTCATGTCCTCCCCGGTGAACGTCCACACGATGAACGCCCAGGAGGTCAAGCCGGAGATGGAGGCGATCCTCTCCATCGACACCACCAAGGGGAACCGGGTGATCAACCACCGCGGGGTGGCGATCTCACCGACGGTGCGGCAGGGCTACATCCTGCCGGTCAGCCCCGACCTGATCTCCGTGCTGGAGACCGTCTCCGGTGAGCCCGCCGAGGTGTTCGCCCTCTCCACCCAGGACATCACCCCGTACGGCAATGGACTGGACCACATCAACTCGATCCTCCAGCCCGCTGTGGTCGCGACCGGCCCGGTGGTAGGGGTCGCCCTCACCACGGTGACAGCGGTCGCCGGGTGCGCGACCGGCGCCAGCCATGAGACCGACATCGCCCTGGCAGCCCGGTTCTGCATCGAGGTGGCCAAGGGTTACGGCGCCGGCACCGTGAGCCTGCACGACGAGCCCGCCTTCGCCGAACTGACCCGCCGGTACGGGTCGGCGGAGCACCTGCAGACCCTGGGCGTCCAGCACGCCTGA
- a CDS encoding AroM family protein has translation MTARLGMVTIGQSPRVDLTGDIADVLTVPTLEHGALDGLDAAAIARLAPSPGEPVLTSRLADGSSVVLTHRRLMPHLRTAVQRCVDDGARAVLVLCTGDLDHVDASVPVLHAEALAHAAVAGLLGDGADGPRLGVVSPLPDQSEASAARWHRALGREVLVTAANPYTDSAEVVGAAADRLAAAGADWVFLDCIGYTEAMRRGARSGVRVLLARSIAARLAVEAVTA, from the coding sequence ATGACGGCGCGCCTCGGCATGGTCACCATCGGTCAGTCCCCGCGGGTGGACCTCACCGGAGACATCGCGGACGTGCTCACGGTGCCCACCCTGGAGCACGGCGCCCTGGACGGTCTGGACGCCGCGGCGATCGCCCGACTGGCGCCGTCGCCGGGCGAGCCGGTGCTCACCAGTCGCCTCGCCGATGGCAGCTCGGTGGTGCTGACGCACCGCCGGCTGATGCCGCACCTGCGCACGGCGGTGCAGCGGTGCGTCGACGACGGTGCGCGTGCGGTGCTGGTGCTGTGCACGGGGGACCTGGATCACGTCGACGCGAGCGTGCCGGTGCTGCATGCCGAAGCCCTAGCGCACGCCGCCGTGGCAGGTCTGCTGGGTGACGGCGCCGACGGACCTCGGCTGGGGGTCGTCTCCCCGCTGCCCGACCAGAGCGAGGCGTCCGCGGCGCGCTGGCACCGCGCCCTCGGCCGGGAGGTGCTCGTCACCGCCGCGAACCCCTACACCGACTCCGCCGAGGTGGTCGGCGCGGCCGCCGACCGACTGGCCGCTGCTGGTGCCGACTGGGTCTTCCTGGACTGCATCGGCTACACCGAGGCGATGCGCCGCGGCGCACGCAGCGGGGTGCGTGTGCTGCTGGCGCGCAGCATCGCCGCCCGGCTGGCGGTCGAGGCGGTCACCGCCTGA
- a CDS encoding ABC transporter permease, with protein MREPTSDGQTTTTEAPASGAGPRTERPTTAWRLLLRNRIAVVGLGFVVLWTIGALLVPLSPYGASQTNAGPLLSPPGADHLFGTDNFGRDILTRVLAGGQVSLWTGLLAVGISFVIGVPLGGLSGFIGGRFGNIVMRVMDVLLAFPPLVLAMAIAASLGAGMSSAMVAVGIVGIPEFARIMYSQTVSLRERDFVEAGHAIGLPRMTIFSRHVVPNALAPILVRATLGMGYAILTAASLSFIGLGAQPPLAEWGVMISDGRGYIISGEWWMTAFPGLAIATSILGFNLLGDGLRDVLDPRLRTSR; from the coding sequence ATGCGTGAGCCGACCAGCGACGGGCAGACGACCACCACCGAGGCACCGGCCTCCGGCGCGGGGCCGCGCACGGAGCGCCCCACCACGGCGTGGCGCCTCCTGCTGCGCAACCGGATCGCCGTCGTCGGGCTCGGATTCGTGGTGCTGTGGACCATCGGCGCGCTCTTGGTACCTCTCAGCCCGTACGGTGCCTCGCAGACCAACGCTGGCCCGCTGCTCAGCCCTCCCGGTGCCGACCACCTGTTCGGCACCGACAACTTCGGGCGGGACATCCTTACCCGGGTGCTCGCCGGCGGGCAGGTCTCCCTGTGGACCGGTCTGCTCGCCGTGGGCATCTCGTTCGTGATCGGGGTGCCGCTGGGCGGGCTGTCCGGGTTCATCGGCGGCCGGTTCGGCAACATCGTGATGCGTGTGATGGACGTGCTCCTCGCCTTCCCGCCGCTCGTGCTCGCCATGGCGATCGCGGCGAGCCTCGGTGCCGGGATGAGCAGCGCGATGGTCGCCGTCGGTATCGTCGGGATCCCCGAGTTCGCCCGGATCATGTACAGCCAGACGGTCTCCCTGCGGGAGCGGGACTTCGTGGAGGCCGGGCACGCGATCGGACTGCCGCGGATGACCATCTTCTCCCGGCACGTGGTGCCCAACGCGCTCGCCCCCATCCTGGTCCGCGCCACGCTCGGCATGGGCTACGCGATCCTCACGGCCGCCTCGCTCAGCTTCATCGGCCTCGGTGCCCAGCCGCCGCTGGCCGAGTGGGGCGTGATGATCTCCGACGGGCGCGGCTACATCATCAGCGGCGAGTGGTGGATGACGGCGTTCCCCGGCCTGGCCATCGCCACGTCCATCCTCGGCTTCAACCTGCTCGGCGACGGTCTGCGGGACGTACTCGATCCACGCCTGCGCACCAGCCGATGA
- a CDS encoding M20 family metallopeptidase, with amino-acid sequence MQQWEQIVLDEIDRTSEDLLALAGDLIRIPSENPPGDCTEVAGYVAGYLREAGLEVEVLDAGEGRLNVLSRIEQPTTAELAPDGRRHLVLAGHHDVVPVGDNSRWTFPPFAGDVVDGYLRGRGASDMKAGLAGTLFTAALLHRLRVPLAGTLSLASVADEETGGPLGAHWVLENGHLDGATGAVIAEPAERTHPTIGQKGSNWFRLTISGRPGHGSLQPLHGENANLLAAKAILALQGLWEMTPDAPPEVRELIESSKVFAEEREGYQAGISAVFEHVTVNIGTVHGGSSTNVVSDACVVEVDTRVPIGLTRAQVLAEVRRLLAEAGVQAEIEEIGFRSEPNWTLPDDPVVATLVDALGELSGDPETAGVLQWASSDARTFRSHGIPVLQYGPAELATIHGFDERAPVESVILAAKTYALTTLRYLGVRADDRSAV; translated from the coding sequence GTGCAGCAGTGGGAACAGATCGTCCTCGACGAGATCGACCGCACCAGCGAGGACCTGCTGGCCCTGGCCGGAGATCTCATCCGCATCCCGAGCGAGAACCCGCCCGGTGACTGCACCGAGGTGGCCGGGTACGTCGCCGGGTACCTGCGCGAGGCGGGGCTCGAGGTGGAGGTGCTCGATGCGGGTGAAGGGCGCCTCAACGTGCTCTCCCGCATCGAGCAGCCCACGACGGCGGAGCTCGCCCCGGACGGGCGACGTCACCTCGTGCTGGCCGGGCACCACGACGTCGTCCCGGTGGGGGACAACTCCCGCTGGACGTTCCCTCCCTTCGCGGGGGACGTCGTCGACGGATACCTGCGTGGGCGCGGCGCCAGCGACATGAAGGCAGGGCTCGCCGGGACGCTGTTCACGGCGGCCCTGCTGCATCGCCTCCGGGTACCGCTGGCCGGGACCCTCTCGCTGGCCTCCGTGGCCGACGAGGAGACCGGCGGGCCGCTGGGCGCGCACTGGGTGCTGGAGAACGGTCACCTGGACGGGGCCACCGGTGCCGTGATCGCTGAACCGGCCGAGCGCACGCACCCCACGATCGGGCAGAAGGGCAGCAACTGGTTCCGGCTCACGATCTCCGGCCGACCCGGGCACGGCAGCCTGCAACCGCTGCACGGGGAGAACGCGAACCTGCTCGCCGCCAAGGCGATCCTCGCGCTGCAGGGACTGTGGGAGATGACTCCGGACGCGCCGCCGGAGGTGCGGGAGCTGATCGAGTCCTCGAAGGTCTTCGCCGAGGAGCGGGAGGGCTATCAGGCCGGCATCTCGGCGGTGTTCGAGCACGTGACCGTCAACATCGGCACCGTGCACGGCGGTTCGTCCACGAACGTGGTGTCCGACGCGTGCGTGGTGGAGGTGGACACCCGGGTGCCGATCGGGCTGACCCGGGCCCAGGTGCTCGCCGAGGTGCGCCGCCTGCTCGCCGAGGCAGGCGTGCAGGCCGAGATCGAGGAGATCGGCTTCCGCAGCGAGCCGAACTGGACCCTCCCGGACGACCCGGTGGTTGCCACCCTCGTGGATGCGCTCGGTGAACTCAGTGGCGATCCGGAGACCGCCGGGGTGCTGCAGTGGGCCTCCTCGGACGCCCGGACGTTCCGGAGCCACGGGATCCCCGTGCTGCAGTACGGCCCCGCCGAGCTCGCCACCATCCACGGGTTCGACGAGCGGGCGCCGGTGGAGTCGGTGATCCTCGCCGCGAAGACCTATGCCCTGACGACGTTGCGTTATCTCGGAGTGCGCGCGGACGACCGATCCGCCGTCTGA
- a CDS encoding ABC transporter ATP-binding protein, protein MDTPTPTATDDLLVVEDLSVRIDTSRGPIDPVQHVNLRIPRGGSLGLVGESGSGKSVTAMSITRLLPRRNVHLTSGRILLEGRDLSTLSERQLRGVRGGQVATIFQEPMTALNPVFTIGNQMAEPLRRHMGMGRRAARDRSRELLDMVGIRESARVLDSYPHQLSGGMRQRAMIAMAMSCEPALLIADEPTTALDVTTQLQILDLILDLQADHGTAVLLITHDLGVVAQTCDEVAVMYDGRIQETAGVADLFARPQAEYTKRLLSFMPEGRGRVADALHLDEPTPVDEPAPPAEQPGDDPQDADNGAPALLQVRDLVKTFPGRRVGGRRSEPVHAVRGVSFTVPRGNTVAIVGESGSGKSTTGRALLRLHEPTSGSVTFDGQDLLGLDDAAMRQMRARMQIVFQDTYASLDPRWLIGKTLAEPLRLHTEMTAAQIEERIAEVLTLVGLEPAHADRFPHEFSGGQRQRIGIARALLLDPDLVVCDEPVSALDVSVQAQVLDLMKDLQDRLGLTYVFISHDLSVVEMMADHVVVMSHGQVVEQGSTEQIFTAARHPYTRALLAAVPVTDPSQRHNRSQRREIVERGIAAAGDGQAA, encoded by the coding sequence ATGGACACGCCCACCCCCACCGCCACGGACGATCTGCTCGTGGTGGAGGACCTCTCGGTACGGATCGATACCTCGCGCGGTCCGATCGACCCGGTCCAGCACGTGAACCTGCGCATCCCACGCGGCGGATCGCTCGGCCTGGTGGGGGAGTCCGGGAGCGGGAAGTCGGTGACGGCGATGAGCATCACCCGGCTGCTGCCGCGCCGGAACGTGCATCTGACCAGTGGGCGGATCCTGCTGGAGGGCCGTGACCTGAGCACGCTCAGCGAACGGCAGCTGCGCGGCGTGCGCGGCGGCCAGGTGGCCACGATCTTCCAGGAGCCGATGACGGCCCTGAACCCCGTGTTCACCATCGGGAACCAGATGGCCGAACCGCTGCGCCGGCACATGGGGATGGGACGCCGTGCCGCGCGGGACCGGTCCCGCGAGCTGCTGGACATGGTGGGCATCCGGGAGAGCGCGCGGGTGCTGGACAGTTACCCGCACCAACTCTCCGGTGGGATGCGGCAGCGGGCGATGATCGCGATGGCGATGTCGTGCGAACCGGCGCTGTTGATCGCTGACGAACCCACCACGGCCCTGGACGTGACCACCCAGCTGCAGATCCTCGATCTGATCCTCGACCTGCAGGCCGACCACGGCACCGCCGTGCTGCTGATCACGCACGACCTCGGTGTGGTGGCGCAGACCTGTGACGAGGTCGCCGTGATGTACGACGGCCGGATCCAGGAGACCGCGGGCGTGGCGGACCTGTTCGCCCGCCCGCAGGCGGAGTACACCAAGCGGCTGCTCAGCTTCATGCCTGAGGGGCGTGGCCGGGTCGCGGACGCGCTGCACCTGGACGAGCCCACTCCTGTGGACGAGCCAGCCCCTCCCGCCGAGCAGCCCGGGGACGATCCGCAGGATGCGGACAACGGCGCACCCGCCCTGCTGCAGGTGCGGGACCTGGTGAAGACGTTTCCCGGGCGCCGGGTCGGCGGACGCCGGTCCGAGCCCGTGCATGCGGTGCGCGGGGTGAGCTTCACCGTGCCCCGGGGCAACACGGTGGCCATCGTGGGCGAGTCCGGGTCCGGGAAGTCGACCACCGGCCGGGCACTCCTGCGGCTGCACGAGCCCACCTCCGGGTCGGTCACCTTCGACGGGCAGGACCTGCTCGGTCTCGACGACGCCGCCATGCGGCAGATGCGCGCACGCATGCAGATCGTCTTCCAGGACACGTACGCTTCGCTCGACCCGCGCTGGTTGATCGGCAAGACGCTGGCCGAGCCGCTGCGCCTGCACACCGAGATGACCGCCGCGCAGATCGAGGAACGGATCGCCGAGGTACTCACCCTGGTGGGCCTGGAGCCGGCGCACGCGGACCGGTTCCCGCACGAGTTCTCCGGCGGGCAACGCCAGCGGATCGGGATCGCCCGCGCCCTGCTGCTCGACCCGGACCTGGTGGTCTGCGACGAACCCGTCTCCGCGCTGGACGTGTCGGTGCAGGCGCAGGTCCTGGACCTGATGAAGGACCTGCAAGACCGGCTCGGACTCACCTACGTGTTCATCTCGCACGACCTGTCCGTGGTGGAGATGATGGCCGACCACGTGGTGGTGATGAGTCACGGGCAGGTCGTCGAGCAGGGCAGCACCGAGCAGATCTTCACCGCGGCGCGCCACCCGTACACCCGTGCGCTGCTCGCCGCCGTGCCGGTCACCGACCCGAGCCAGCGACACAACCGCAGCCAGCGCCGCGAGATCGTCGAACGCGGGATCGCCGCCGCCGGTGACGGGCAGGCCGCCTGA
- the glgX gene encoding glycogen debranching protein GlgX: protein MLTPARTEVSNAVRLDPEPDAFGVHLAGDGADVLVHAPHASAVDLCLFDDIETDAWSERRVRLHRGRLGRWSGHVPGVRAGQAYGLRVHGRWDPAHGLLHNPNKVLLDPYARATTRALRLGPEVFGHPVDDSLQPREGINRPDARDNARHVPLGVVVEDAFAGAVPRPRTPWARTVLYEAHVRGLTMTLPGVPEHLRGTYAGLAHPETLAYLKTLGVTAVELLPIHAKVDEPALTLRGATNYWGYNTLSFFAPEPSYATQEAQDAGPAAVLAEVRGMVELLHEVGLEVILDVVYNHTCEGGLDGPMLSWRGLDNAGYYLHEGPGHAGYLDVTGCGNSLDFRNREVVRMTLDSLRYWSQVVGVDGFRFDLAVTLGRRERHFDPDHPFLVALGCDPDLAPLKLIAEPWDIGPDGWRTGQFPAPLAEWNDKFRDAVRTFWITDAATAVHGDAELNDLRDLATRLSGSADLFAHLPAPDGRGPGASINYVTAHDGFTLADLVAYDVKHNEPNGEDNRDGSDHNISWNHGVEGPTDEAEVLAHRRRTMRNILGTLLLGSGTPMLTAGDELGRTQHGNNNAYCRDDAAVWVDWTLESWQEDLLATTAHLLTLRYEHAALRPVGFHTPDPHDPHPVLAWYDEHGGQMTAQRWHDPHRRVLQMYRSDSDGGRDALLVINGAANPVRVTLTSAAAEEFTLVWDSARERPEDVPAEQLTDAGSTVEVPELSTRLYLSS from the coding sequence ATGCTGACCCCCGCCCGGACCGAGGTGAGCAACGCCGTCAGGCTCGACCCCGAGCCGGACGCCTTCGGCGTCCACCTCGCCGGAGACGGAGCGGACGTGCTGGTGCACGCCCCGCACGCGAGCGCCGTCGACCTCTGCCTGTTCGACGACATCGAGACCGATGCCTGGTCCGAACGGCGCGTGCGGCTGCACCGCGGTCGGCTCGGACGCTGGTCCGGGCACGTGCCCGGGGTACGCGCCGGGCAGGCGTACGGGCTGCGGGTGCACGGCCGGTGGGACCCGGCGCACGGCCTGCTGCACAACCCGAACAAGGTGCTCCTGGACCCCTACGCACGCGCCACCACACGCGCACTCCGGCTGGGTCCCGAGGTCTTCGGTCATCCCGTGGACGACTCGCTGCAGCCCAGGGAGGGGATCAACCGGCCCGATGCGCGGGACAACGCCCGGCACGTGCCGCTCGGCGTCGTGGTCGAGGACGCCTTCGCCGGTGCGGTGCCACGGCCCCGCACCCCCTGGGCACGCACGGTGCTGTACGAGGCGCACGTGCGGGGCCTCACCATGACGCTACCGGGCGTACCCGAGCACCTGCGCGGCACCTACGCGGGCCTGGCACACCCCGAGACCCTGGCGTACCTGAAGACCCTGGGGGTGACCGCCGTCGAATTACTCCCGATCCACGCCAAGGTCGACGAACCGGCGCTCACGCTGCGTGGGGCGACAAATTACTGGGGATACAACACCCTGTCCTTCTTCGCCCCGGAACCCTCCTACGCCACCCAGGAAGCACAGGACGCCGGTCCGGCCGCCGTGCTCGCCGAGGTCCGGGGGATGGTGGAGCTGCTGCACGAAGTGGGCCTGGAGGTGATCCTCGACGTCGTCTACAACCACACCTGTGAGGGCGGGCTGGACGGACCGATGCTCTCCTGGCGCGGCCTGGACAACGCCGGGTACTACCTGCACGAGGGCCCTGGCCACGCCGGCTATCTGGACGTGACCGGATGCGGGAACTCCTTGGACTTCCGCAACCGCGAGGTGGTGCGGATGACGCTGGACTCGCTGCGGTACTGGAGTCAGGTGGTGGGGGTGGATGGGTTCCGGTTCGACCTGGCGGTGACCCTGGGGCGCCGCGAACGGCACTTCGACCCCGACCACCCGTTCCTCGTGGCGCTGGGATGCGACCCGGACCTGGCCCCGCTGAAACTCATCGCCGAACCGTGGGACATCGGCCCGGACGGGTGGCGCACCGGTCAGTTCCCGGCCCCGTTGGCGGAGTGGAACGACAAGTTCCGCGACGCGGTGCGTACGTTCTGGATCACCGACGCAGCCACCGCGGTGCACGGCGACGCCGAGCTGAACGACCTGCGGGACCTCGCCACGCGACTGTCCGGGTCCGCCGACCTGTTCGCCCATCTGCCCGCCCCGGACGGGCGCGGACCAGGCGCGTCGATCAACTACGTGACCGCCCACGACGGGTTCACCCTGGCCGACCTGGTGGCCTACGACGTCAAGCACAACGAGCCCAACGGTGAGGACAACCGGGACGGCAGCGACCACAACATCTCCTGGAACCACGGAGTGGAGGGCCCCACAGACGAAGCCGAGGTGCTCGCCCACCGGCGCCGCACGATGCGCAACATCCTCGGCACCCTGCTGCTCGGCTCCGGCACGCCCATGCTCACCGCCGGTGACGAGCTCGGGCGCACACAGCACGGGAACAACAACGCCTACTGCCGTGACGACGCCGCGGTGTGGGTGGACTGGACACTCGAGTCCTGGCAGGAGGACCTGCTCGCGACCACCGCCCACCTGCTCACGCTGCGATACGAGCACGCCGCGTTGCGACCGGTCGGGTTCCACACCCCGGACCCGCACGACCCGCACCCGGTGCTCGCCTGGTACGACGAGCACGGCGGGCAGATGACGGCGCAGCGCTGGCACGACCCGCACCGCCGGGTGCTGCAGATGTACCGCTCGGACTCCGATGGTGGCCGCGACGCGCTGCTGGTGATCAACGGTGCGGCGAACCCGGTGCGGGTGACCCTGACCAGTGCCGCAGCTGAGGAGTTCACGCTGGTCTGGGACTCGGCCCGGGAACGGCCCGAGGACGTCCCTGCGGAACAGCTCACCGACGCCGGCAGCACGGTCGAGGTACCCGAGCTGAGCACCCGGCTGTACCTGAGCAGCTGA
- a CDS encoding ABC transporter substrate-binding protein, with protein sequence MKRHAVTLAVGTALVLSACGANANSNDGDADGAGTATDTLTVAYSEGGTTLDPAIASDVTSDTFVLAAYDQLVTYARTETDGQFEADTSEIEPMLAESWDVSEDDTRYTFHLREGATFHDGSDLTAEDVDATFDYIASSSNASFLYGMAGIDDVQAIDEYTVQIDLTAPNHLFLQILPMYSFSIINMDLVEENGGTDWLASNTAGSGPYTVDSWDPASEAVLSRNDDYWGEAPALRQVTMKFIGEASNRVQLLQNGEVDVALEVPPKDVESLDAVDGVTIDSRASNKILYFAMNNAIEPFDDPLVRQAISYAIPYENLISDVMMGQASPMHSSVASSTPGWTDAGYGYSHDLDRARELLEEAGYPDGFEFDFTLGSGFQDWADDAVLIQAELAEIGVTMNIENMARPQFLDALATGEVQSYISRWTSFVNDPGYHLGLLLTEDGTSNYVNYRNDEVNDLWEQAATEPDADIRADLYGQMQEIISTEAPWAYLYEYNIVVAHRDGVEGYTSYPDGIIRFFQMSRTA encoded by the coding sequence ATGAAACGCCATGCAGTGACGCTGGCCGTCGGAACCGCGCTGGTGCTCAGCGCCTGCGGTGCCAACGCCAACTCGAACGACGGCGACGCAGACGGTGCCGGTACCGCTACCGACACCCTGACCGTCGCCTACTCCGAGGGCGGGACCACGCTCGACCCGGCGATCGCCAGCGACGTCACCTCCGACACCTTCGTGCTGGCCGCCTACGACCAGCTCGTCACCTATGCCCGCACCGAGACCGACGGCCAGTTCGAGGCCGACACGTCCGAGATCGAGCCGATGCTCGCGGAGAGCTGGGACGTCTCCGAGGACGACACCCGGTACACCTTCCACCTGCGTGAGGGCGCGACCTTCCACGACGGCAGCGACCTGACCGCCGAGGACGTGGACGCCACGTTCGACTACATCGCCTCCTCCTCGAACGCCTCGTTCCTGTACGGGATGGCCGGGATCGACGACGTCCAGGCCATCGACGAGTACACGGTGCAGATCGACCTCACCGCCCCGAACCACCTGTTCCTGCAGATCCTTCCGATGTACTCGTTCTCGATCATCAACATGGACCTCGTCGAGGAGAACGGCGGTACCGACTGGCTGGCGAGCAACACCGCCGGGTCCGGCCCGTACACCGTGGACTCCTGGGACCCGGCTTCCGAAGCGGTGCTCTCCCGCAACGACGACTACTGGGGCGAGGCGCCTGCCCTGCGTCAGGTGACGATGAAGTTCATCGGGGAGGCCTCCAACCGCGTGCAGCTGCTGCAGAACGGTGAGGTGGACGTCGCCCTGGAGGTGCCGCCGAAGGACGTGGAGTCCCTCGACGCAGTCGACGGTGTGACGATCGACTCGCGCGCGAGCAACAAGATCCTCTACTTCGCGATGAACAACGCGATCGAGCCGTTCGACGACCCGCTGGTGCGCCAGGCGATCTCCTACGCCATCCCGTACGAGAACCTCATCAGCGACGTGATGATGGGCCAGGCCTCGCCGATGCACTCCTCGGTGGCCAGCTCCACGCCGGGCTGGACCGACGCCGGGTACGGCTACTCCCACGATCTCGACAGGGCTCGTGAGCTCCTCGAGGAGGCTGGCTACCCGGACGGCTTCGAGTTCGACTTCACCCTCGGCTCCGGCTTCCAGGACTGGGCCGACGACGCAGTGCTGATCCAGGCCGAGCTGGCCGAGATCGGCGTCACGATGAACATCGAGAACATGGCCCGCCCCCAGTTCCTGGACGCTCTCGCCACTGGTGAGGTGCAGTCCTACATCAGCCGGTGGACCTCCTTCGTGAACGACCCGGGCTACCACCTGGGCCTGCTGCTCACCGAGGACGGCACCAGCAACTACGTCAACTACCGCAACGACGAGGTGAACGACCTGTGGGAGCAGGCCGCCACTGAGCCGGACGCGGACATCCGTGCGGACCTGTACGGGCAGATGCAGGAGATCATCTCCACCGAGGCGCCCTGGGCCTATCTGTACGAGTACAACATCGTGGTCGCCCACCGGGACGGCGTGGAGGGCTACACCTCCTACCCGGACGGCATCATCCGGTTCTTCCAGATGAGCCGCACGGCCTGA
- a CDS encoding ABC transporter permease, translating into MPYVLRRIASMIPALLGVIVCIFLITRVLPGDPARTFAGEQAAPSVVEQVRREMGLDLPLWEQFLRYVADLLRGDLGFSWHTGRTVVEEFTIRLPATVELSLAALVIALLIGVPVGIISATRRDRPIDHISRVLSLVGASMPLFWLGLMVIYLFYGQLGWEPAPLGRVDSGVNPPTSITGLYVIDSLLTGDTVALRSSLAHLIWPAMVLATGSTAIIARMTRSAMLEVIDQDYIRTARSKGLPPLTVVVKHALKNAAPVTMTVVGLQFGQLLGGAVITETIFTWPGLGSYVTDAVLATDYAPVQAFTLLAAVVYLVVNLLVDLINGVLDPRTTHA; encoded by the coding sequence GTGCCGTACGTCCTTCGCCGGATCGCCTCGATGATCCCCGCGCTGCTGGGCGTGATCGTGTGCATCTTCCTCATCACGCGGGTGCTCCCCGGTGACCCCGCCCGCACGTTCGCGGGGGAGCAGGCCGCACCGAGCGTCGTGGAGCAGGTGCGGCGGGAAATGGGCCTGGACCTTCCACTGTGGGAACAGTTCCTGCGATACGTGGCCGACCTGCTGCGCGGTGACCTCGGCTTTTCCTGGCACACCGGCCGCACGGTCGTCGAGGAGTTCACGATCCGGCTCCCCGCCACTGTCGAGCTCAGCCTCGCGGCCCTCGTCATCGCGCTCCTGATCGGAGTCCCGGTCGGGATCATCAGCGCCACGCGGCGGGACCGGCCGATCGATCACATCAGCCGCGTGCTCTCCCTCGTTGGCGCGTCGATGCCGCTGTTCTGGCTCGGGTTGATGGTGATCTACCTGTTCTACGGCCAGCTCGGGTGGGAGCCCGCACCGCTCGGTCGCGTCGACTCCGGGGTCAATCCGCCGACCTCCATCACGGGGCTGTACGTGATCGACTCCCTGCTCACCGGGGACACGGTCGCGTTGCGATCCTCACTGGCACATCTGATCTGGCCGGCCATGGTGCTGGCCACCGGGAGCACCGCGATCATCGCCCGGATGACCCGGTCGGCGATGCTCGAGGTGATCGATCAGGACTACATCCGCACCGCACGCTCGAAGGGTCTGCCCCCGCTCACCGTCGTCGTCAAGCACGCGCTGAAGAATGCCGCCCCGGTGACCATGACCGTGGTGGGTCTGCAGTTCGGGCAGCTGCTCGGCGGTGCGGTGATCACCGAGACCATCTTCACCTGGCCGGGGCTCGGCTCCTACGTGACCGACGCGGTGCTGGCGACCGACTACGCCCCCGTCCAGGCTTTCACACTGCTGGCCGCCGTCGTCTACCTCGTGGTGAACCTCCTGGTGGACCTGATCAACGGCGTGCTCGACCCGAGGACGACCCATGCGTGA